TTGTTTTTCAATAACTATGTTTTTTTGTCTTTAATCATTCCGTATAAAGTGGTTAACAATTTGCCATTCAGTGGTACACTTTTTGTCATTCAAACTATATTGACCAATATTGACCAATGGGTTTGCCATATAATCTGATAAACACAAGTTTCTAGTCCTTCACTACTTTTTTACGGGTCACTCTTATTATAGTTTGTCGGGTGAGCTTAGAGTAAGGAGAAACGCCAAGTCGGACGCAATTCAGGGCTTAGCGTACATTTTCGTTAAAATGTTGGCAGTACCCCCTATCTCCTCAGAACAACGTCATAATCAACTACCGCTAGCGGCCAGTACTGCCGCGAGACCTTCTTGTAGATCCTTAACGAAATACTCGGGAACCTCCAGTGATGGGAAATGTCCCCCTTTTTCAGGCGACCTCCACCTGACGATCTGTCGGTATCGCTCCTGTGCCCAAGTGCGCGGACACTTCTCGATGTCGCGGGGATACATAGTGATTGATGAGGGGACATCGACCCGAAGTTCGGGGTCGAGCGAGTTGACACCGCCGTGGCTTTCATAGTAAATGCGCGCCGACGATGCGCCGGTCCGCGTCAGCCAATACAGGGTGACGTCGTCAAGAACGCGGTCTCTTGAAATCGTCTCGAACGGGCTGTCTTCGGTATCTGTCCACTCAGCGAACTTGTCAAGGATCCACGCGAGAAGCCCCGCCGGTGAGTCGACGAGCGAGTAGCCGATGGTCTGCGGTCGGGTTGCCTGCTGCTTAGCGTACGCCGCGCGTTGGCTCCAGAATTCACTGGTTTCCTCGGCCCATTTGCGCTCGGTCGCCGTCAGCCCATCCGTTGTCAACCCGGGTGGTGCCTGCGCCAACGTTGTGTGGATGCCGAGAACGTGTGCCGGGAACCTGCCTCCGAGGACCGTGGTGATTACACCACCCCAGTCGCCTCCGTGGGCTACAAACTTGCTGTAGCCGAGCCTCCCATCAGTTCCACCCATGCAGCCGCGATCTTTTCAGTTCCCCACCCGGTGGTGGCCGGCTTGTCGCTGTAACCAAAACCTGGAAGCGACGGGACTACGACGTGAAAAGCTGGTGCGTCTGCGTTTTTCGGATCTGCCAGTTCGTCTATTACATGGGTAAACTCAGCAATGCTGCCTGGCCAGCCGTGCGTCAAGATTAGAGGAGTGGCATCTGCGCGGGCGGATCGTCGATGCAGGAAGTGGATTCCCAGATCATCAATGGTCGTGCGGAACTGGCCGATCTGGTTGAGGCGCGTTTCAAATGAACGCCACTTGTACCCGGTGCGCCAGTAGTTCACGACGTCCATGAGTTCAGCAAGAGGAACGCCCTGTTCCCATCGATAAGGGTCTGGCGCGGTGCGGTAAACCGTCTCAGCTTCCGGCAATCGTGTTGCGGCCAGTCGCACGCGCAGGTACTCGAGGTCCTTGTCGGTTGCGTGGGCTTCGAATGGTTGAACGTCGCGGTCATTCTCAGCATGATAATTAGAAAAAATGTATGTCATCTTGATTTTACCTCCGTTTATATAATTTAAGGCTAGTTAGAAAAGTTGTGTTATTGTCAGTGGCAAATTGTTAATCCGTTCCTGCAATCCTCTGGTCATGTTGCAGGAAGCCGTAGACTTGGCCGGCCAAAGCCAACACCTTCACGATCGAACACTTCCCAGAGATATTCGAGATCCGTGACAAACCTGAAAAATACACCGAATCAGCGATCCCTCTCAATATACCTACATTCAATGTCAGTAGTCGAAAATTCTTCATTGAACAAAGAACAGAAAAGGGAGATGCTCGACTCTCTATAAACGCACTCGATCCATCAATTCTTTCCTTACACATACTTGATGACCTGGGGTCATCTCACTAAACAAGAAAATCGTACGTTAAGAAATACATTGCATAAAAATGTCAAAAATCTATTCTAAATCATCCATGTAGGATCACGGTCAGACGATCACGCGGTAGAGAAGATGAAAAACTCCGCTTAGGAAGCGGCGCTCAACGAGCAGATCGAGCCATATGTGAAGGTTTTACGACAATGCACGCTTACCCCCACCCTAGACGACGTGATTAACAAGCAGATGACATTCATCGATCAGTCCCTCGCTCATCGCCTGCGCAGCAAGCTCGGAGCCCCCACTCGTAATGTTGGCTTCTGAAGATTCTTTAGTCCTGGTGCTTGGAGACGACTGAAGTGTCTATTGGATATACGATCTTCTCAGCAGCTCTCCAAATCTGCGCGAATTCCCGTATTTCCATCAGTTAATCGCCTTTTTTGACGCTCGCCGTCTCCCAGTACAACATCGATTCGTACATTCGACGTTCGTATAGGTAGGTGCCAATCGGCCACTGGAAATCAGTCCAAAACGAAAACACCTCGTTATCGGAGATCTACCACTCGATATTGCCGTGCTCACCTTCCATGTAACCGTCCAATGATAGGTTAATAGGGTAGATAAGTTTAACCATTTCAATAACGCCCTCCAATTTTGAGAGGTTGGCAAGTGACTTTATTAATTTATGCAGACCCCCGCGGGAGAAGGGAGGAGGCAAGACCCCGCAAGGCTTACTTGAGGAGGCTTGCCAGTTCCCCCTCAAGAAAGCTAATCCTTCCCCAACGACCCTTCACTCTCACAAACCCCTCGAAATCGAGTCCTACGCAATACTGCCCGTTAGTGCTTATGCCCATAACAATTTTTTTATCCAATGGTCCCCTTTCAAAAAATACTTTAATCTAAGATGCTGTCTTTTTTCATCTGCTTGCCAAAATTCAACCTCATTAGCCCTAACTATGTAAAGGGCCCAAGAATCAGAAACTTCCAAAGGATTATTTTCCAAATTAGACAGTTGATCTGACAAAGCCTCCTCAAAGTCACTTTGTTTTACTAAGATTGAGCTTTGTTTACCAATTAAAGAAATAGCACGCGCTACCTTTCCACGGTTCAAAAAGTCTTTAACGTTTGTTTCTTTATCCATCTTTATTGCATTACCACGTATTCTAATTTGTCGACCAATTAATGACCAATAAAAGTTCAAGGAAACATTAGAGGTAGTCATTAATTGTTTACCTTTTTCACTATTAGTACTAGTAGAAAAATACCACCCTTCTTCATCAACATCTTTAAGTATAAGTACTCTCGAATCAGGATTGCCATCTTTATCTACTGTAGAAAGAGTCATTGCATGAGGTTCATGAATATCATGATCATATGCAACTTGAAACC
This Halobacillus salinarum DNA region includes the following protein-coding sequences:
- a CDS encoding epoxide hydrolase family protein; this translates as MTYIFSNYHAENDRDVQPFEAHATDKDLEYLRVRLAATRLPEAETVYRTAPDPYRWEQGVPLAELMDVVNYWRTGYKWRSFETRLNQIGQFRTTIDDLGIHFLHRRSARADATPLILTHGWPGSIAEFTHVIDELADPKNADAPAFHVVVPSLPGFGYSDKPATTGWGTEKIAAAWVELMGGSATASL
- a CDS encoding pyridoxine/pyridoxamine 5'-phosphate oxidase; its protein translation is MNHVRNKIQNSKTLLGPFPTFEVQETPDSPYELFLNWFQVAYDHDIHEPHAMTLSTVDKDGNPDSRVLILKDVDEEGWYFSTSTNSEKGKQLMTTSNVSLNFYWSLIGRQIRIRGNAIKMDKETNVKDFLNRGKVARAISLIGKQSSILVKQSDFEEALSDQLSNLENNPLEVSDSWALYIVRANEVEFWQADEKRQHLRLKYFLKGDHWIKKLLWA